A genomic stretch from Bacillota bacterium includes:
- a CDS encoding MFS transporter, producing MLNIFLLGFVSFFVDISTEMVYPLIPLYLTSVFGATPVLVGIIEGIAESLASLLKVFSGYISDKYKKKKPIVFFGYSASLFYKLALILASSWAGILLARIIDRFGKGIRTAPRDLLVAENAKEGKLGSSYGIHKALDMAGSALGILLAYFLMKSYNGNYAYKQIFVLSAIPAVFGLIVILFINEKNAVKKDVQKIHLVSGFRQLDSRLKGFMLVIFLFTIGNSSNAFLLLRAQHVGYDATTVILLYFIYNFVSSILAIPLGRLSDKIGRRHLLVSGYFSFGLVYIGFAVCTQKIAILILFVIYGLYTAMTAGVERALVAEISPAELKGTVLGLYASISGIALLPASIIAGLLWDHLSPAAPFWFGGITALLSSILISIILKNNHSKVKANI from the coding sequence ATGTTAAATATATTTTTACTTGGTTTTGTAAGCTTTTTTGTTGATATAAGCACCGAGATGGTTTATCCCCTAATACCTTTATACCTTACTTCTGTTTTCGGTGCGACCCCGGTTTTGGTTGGAATAATCGAGGGAATCGCAGAAAGTCTTGCAAGTCTTTTAAAAGTATTCAGCGGTTATATTTCTGACAAATATAAAAAGAAAAAGCCGATAGTATTTTTCGGATACAGCGCGTCGCTTTTTTATAAGCTGGCTCTGATTCTCGCATCGTCATGGGCAGGAATCCTTTTGGCGCGTATTATCGACCGCTTTGGAAAGGGAATAAGAACCGCGCCGCGTGATCTTTTAGTGGCTGAAAATGCTAAAGAGGGCAAACTAGGCTCAAGCTACGGTATACACAAAGCACTTGATATGGCAGGCTCCGCGCTTGGAATACTGCTCGCGTATTTTTTGATGAAATCCTATAACGGAAACTATGCATATAAACAAATATTTGTATTATCCGCTATTCCGGCGGTATTTGGTCTAATAGTAATTCTGTTTATTAATGAAAAAAATGCAGTAAAAAAAGACGTTCAAAAAATTCACCTTGTCTCCGGTTTTAGGCAGCTTGACAGTCGCTTAAAAGGGTTCATGCTCGTAATATTTTTATTTACAATAGGTAATTCTTCAAATGCTTTTTTGCTGCTCAGAGCTCAGCATGTCGGCTATGATGCGACAACTGTAATTCTCCTCTATTTTATTTATAACTTTGTTTCATCAATACTTGCAATACCTCTCGGAAGACTGTCAGATAAAATTGGCCGACGGCATTTGCTAGTTTCAGGATATTTTTCCTTTGGTCTTGTTTATATCGGTTTTGCAGTATGCACTCAAAAAATCGCAATTTTGATTTTATTTGTTATTTACGGTTTATATACAGCTATGACAGCAGGGGTTGAACGGGCGCTTGTCGCAGAAATTTCACCGGCAGAACTTAAAGGAACTGTTCTCGGGCTCTACGCATCGATTTCAGGAATTGCATTACTTCCAGCTTCAATAATCGCAGGCCTTCTGTGGGATCATCTAAGTCCTGCCGCTCCCTTCTGGTTTGGAGGAATAACAGCGCTGTTGTCTTCTATTTTAATTAGTATTATTTTAAAAAATAATCACAGTAAAGTAAAAGCTAACATCTGA